The sequence GATTTCGCGAGATGGTCGAGCTTAGGCACTTTGCTGTTGGTATGATAAAGGCTCCGTTTTTTGGCGCGGTGATAGCGATCATTGGCTGCATGAGGGGATTTGGCGTTAGTCAAAACGCCCAAAGCCTTGGAGCGATGACAACAGTTAGCGTTGTAAATGCGATATTTTGGGTCATTGCGCTTGATGCATTTTTCGCGATAATTTTTATGTGGCTAAAGATATGAACGAGATAATAGTTGGAAAAAACATAACGACAAGTTATGGCGATAAGATAATGCACGATAATGTGAGCTGGAGCGTCAAAGAGGCTGAAATTTATGGCTTTTTGGGCGGTAGTGGCGCTGGTAAAACGACGCTTATGAAGACGATGATATATCTAAAAAAGCCAAGTAAGGGCGATATATTTTTTGATGGCGTCAATATGTGGAAAAGTAGTCAAGCAGAGCAGCAAGAGATAAAGCTAAAAAGTGGGACGATGTTTCAGTTTGGAGCGCTTTATAGCTCGATGACTATCCTTGATAACGTGGGCGTTTTGCTTCATGAATACTCTAAATTTAACAAGCGCCAGATCGATGAGATAGCGATGTTTTGGATACAAAAGGTGGGGCTTAAAAAAGAGGTTTCAATGCTCTATCCAAGCGAGCTAAGTGGCGGTATGAAAAAAAGAGCCGCGCTTGCAAGAGCCTTGGTGCTAAGTCCAAGAGTGCTATTTTTGGACGAGCCAAATAGCGGTCTTGATCCAGTTAGCTCGCGGCAGATGGACGCGCTCATAAAAGAGCTTCGTGATAGCATCGGCGTAACTGTCGTCATGGTGACGCATGATGCGGATAGTATTTTTGATATTTTGGATAGATTTTTGATAATAGATAACAAAAAGATAGCCTTTGAGGGAGATATAAAAGAGCTTGAGCATCTTGAAAACAACCCGCTTGAAGAGCTATTTAAAATGAGGAAAAAGTAGATGGAAAATAGAAATTCTTATACCATTGTTGGCATGTTTTTCATAGCCTGCCTTACAGCATTTGCCATATTTATCTGGTGGATGACTAGCAAAAATAACACAAAGGTTGATTTTAAAGAGTATTACATCCACACAAGCGAGCTGCCAAGCGGACTGAAGGTTGATTCTACGGTTAAATTTATCGGCGTGCCAGCTGGAAGCGTTAGCGATATAAATTTTGTCGATGACAAAAACGCTCTTATAAACATCACGATGAAGATAAGAGAGGACCTGCCTATCAAGGCTGATAGTGTGGCTAGCATCGAAGTTCAGGCTATTAGCGGTGTGGCTAGTATAAATATAAGCCGAGGCACGAAGGATTTTAAACCAGGCGATAAGCCTATTTTAAAGCTTGAAGAGAGCCTTCTTTCAAAGCTTGGAAACAACGCTGAGAACATCACTTTAAAGATAAATCAAACCCTTGATAAAGTTGATGGATTTTTCTCAGCTGAAAATATCTCTCACATCGAATCAATCCTAAGAAATATCGATAAATTTACTCAGGTTTTAACCGATGAAAATGGTCTAAGCGAGGTTGATAGCATCGTTAAAAATGTAAAAAATTTCACCGACAGCCTAAACAAAACAGACACAAAAGAGCTTGCTAAAAATTTAAACACTCTAATCGCAAGTGCAAATTCAGTTTTTTCTTCAGCAAATTCGGCTGTCACTGGATATAGCTCGCTTCAAGATATCATCACTCAAAAGGTAAAAAACGGCGAATATGACCTTAGAAACACGGTCTCTCCGCTGCTTAGAGAAGCTAGCGAGTTTTTAAATGGATTTGATAAGACGCTACGTGAGTTTAGAGGTGCGCTTCAAAGACTTGAGGACAATCCTTACGAGTTTTTCTTCACAAATCCAGTGCCAAATGACAAAGGAGATAAAAAATGAGAAATTTAATCTTTCTAGCAGCTGCATTTTTATTTTTTGGCTGCTCGCTAAAGACCGACGTGCCAGTGGCAACTATGTATGAAATTCACTACTCAAACAAAGAGTGCTCAGCTGAAAACAAGCAAAAA is a genomic window of Campylobacter concisus containing:
- a CDS encoding ABC transporter ATP-binding protein, which codes for MNEIIVGKNITTSYGDKIMHDNVSWSVKEAEIYGFLGGSGAGKTTLMKTMIYLKKPSKGDIFFDGVNMWKSSQAEQQEIKLKSGTMFQFGALYSSMTILDNVGVLLHEYSKFNKRQIDEIAMFWIQKVGLKKEVSMLYPSELSGGMKKRAALARALVLSPRVLFLDEPNSGLDPVSSRQMDALIKELRDSIGVTVVMVTHDADSIFDILDRFLIIDNKKIAFEGDIKELEHLENNPLEELFKMRKK
- a CDS encoding MlaD family protein produces the protein MENRNSYTIVGMFFIACLTAFAIFIWWMTSKNNTKVDFKEYYIHTSELPSGLKVDSTVKFIGVPAGSVSDINFVDDKNALINITMKIREDLPIKADSVASIEVQAISGVASINISRGTKDFKPGDKPILKLEESLLSKLGNNAENITLKINQTLDKVDGFFSAENISHIESILRNIDKFTQVLTDENGLSEVDSIVKNVKNFTDSLNKTDTKELAKNLNTLIASANSVFSSANSAVTGYSSLQDIITQKVKNGEYDLRNTVSPLLREASEFLNGFDKTLREFRGALQRLEDNPYEFFFTNPVPNDKGDKK